The nucleotide window CACGTCCTGTCCAAGTGTCACTGCTGGTCACAAATGGATGTTAAGATACTTGAAATGTGTCCAAATTAAAATGTGTTGTAAAATATACACAGGCTATGAGATTTAAGAGAAAGGGTGCGGCAGTGgttcatatctttaatcccagcacctgggaggcagggccaggtggatctctgtgagttccaggctagcctggtccaccaagcgagatccaggacagacaggaaagctacagagaaaccctgtctcgaaaaactggaaaaaaaaaaaaaaaaaggaaaaaaaaaaaaagaaaggctgtgaagctgaccttgaactcctaattttCTAGCCTTTGTCTCCTACATGATAGTATTATAGGAACGTAATTCGCTATGCCTAATCACATGTtaccttttaaaatgtggtttgCAACTATACAGTAACAGCACTGGAAAACACTTGATTTCTGCAAGACTAGGGGCTCAACTCAGCGGTAGGGCTAATTATCTGCATgtctgaggctctgggttccatcccccaACACAACAAAGGACGCTGGTAGCATTTAAACAAAACTCCTAGATCCCCTTTTCCTTGTTCTGGGTTCATTCAAAAAGCCTCAAGCAAGTGTCCCTTTCTTTGTAAGCATCACTGCACTTCCCCCTCTGCCAGGTGGAACAAACATTCAGAACGCCTATGCAGTCTTCTGTACTTAAGAGATTGGGTTTGGACCAGTGGGAAGCCAGTTGGGGGATTTATATCTTAATTTACGCAAACCTCAGATGTCCCACTTCGGATTTTCATCATTAAATGACAGCTCAAGTTAAGTGAGTAGGTAAGGACGCAGCGAGATCCTCAGGAATCCAGAGGCCCAATGTTCTCTTTCACCGTTTGCAACAGCTGATAGAACACCCCGCTTCAGAGAGTCCCTTTCCTCCAGTTCTTTCTCCCAATCTACTTCCAGTAACTAAGCTGTCCCTTGCAGCGGCCTCCTGTTTGAgggcatgaatttttttttctctctagccGACCAACTTCCCTGAATGTAGGGGAGCAGCTCACCGTGTCCTCCGTAAGATCTGATACTTCCTACACCCCTATCAGACCAGGTTGGGGCGGCTCTATCCCCACATGTTCCCCAGTGATGAGAAGACCCAGTGTGGATTTTCAACCCAGCCGCGCACAGACTCCCAATACTGGGCTCGGGCTCGCAGCACGCGCAGGTACGCGCGGCTCAGCGTCCTCCCCAGCGCAGGAAGACCTGCCCTGCCGTCTCACCTGGGTCGTCCTCGTCGCGGGGCACCTTCTTGAAGCAGTCGTTGAGTGATAGGTTGTGGCGGATGGAATTCTGCCATCCAGCCTTGCTGCGCTGGTAGAATGGGAAGTTGTCGGCCACGAACTGGTAGATGTGGCTGAGGGTGAGCTTGCGCTCGGGAGCGCTCTGGATGGCCATGGCGATGAGCGCCGAGTACGAGTAGGGCGGACGCACCATCTTCATCAGGTCCTCGCGGCTGGCCATCGACAGCCAGCCCAACTCGCCCGGAGCGGCCGAGCCGGCGGGCGAGGCGGGAGCAGCAGCCGAGGGCTGCGCGAAGCCCCGCTGGGTGCCCGCAAAGGTGCCTGGAGCGGCCGGGGGCTGCAGGAACGGCCCGGGAGCTGCTCCGGGGGGCGGCGGCGGGGCGCCCAGGTAGCCCGCAGCGGAGGCCGGGCCGCCCACGCCGGGCCCGTTGAGCCACAGGTAGGGGTTGGCGGCAGCGGTGGGCGGCGCGGTGTAGTCGGAAAACCCATAGGGCGCCCTGGAGGTCGAGGGCGCACCGGGCGCGGCGGCCGCGGCGGGTTGTGAGTACACGAAGTTTTCGCTGCAGTACAGGGCCATGTCGGCGGCCGAGGGCTGGTGCGGCGCGGCCGCGGCTTTAGGAGAACGGGGTTGGCCTAGGCGCTTCGGAGAGAGCATCCCTAGGAGGACCAACCCAAAGGCCCGCCCGGGCCTCTGCTGTGAGTACCGATCTAGAGAGCTGGGGAGCTCTCCGAGGGCGGGCGACCGCGCCTCTTATACCTGCGGGCCTGCTGGGGCTGGGCAGCCGCGGCTCAGCAATCCACGCCCTCGCCACGCCCCACGTGCCCCGGAGCAGCGTGGAGCCTTCCGTGTCCCGCTTGTCCTAGTCTCGCAGTCAGCTCCCGAGTCAAGGTGAAAAGCGcccctccatcctttcttcaccaggccctggtgtcctcctccggTCTTGGCATCCATCCACCCCAGCCACCCCTCCATCTTCCCATCCTAGCCCCCGTGCGATCAGCCGACGACAAAATGCAGAGTACTGAACCAAGAAGAGAGGCCCCGCCAACTGGACCGCTGTTCCTTTTCTAACAAGTCCCAAAGTTGTAAACTTTGGCGGCGAGGGGGTAGGAGGAAAAGGCGGTAATCGACTTTTTCACCTTCAGTACAGCACTCACGTTGAGTCTCGACCGATCGGCTCCTTGTCATCAAAAATATTATATGTGAACAGGCACCCTGTGGGCCAGGTGTGAAATAGTTCTCTTGTCTCTTCTTTTTGTGGCGAGTCATCTTTCTAGTAAAACTGTGTGTTTATTGACATTCGGgaaacacttcattttttttcacccGGTTTGTTCCAGCGTTTGGTGTGGTAttatttttcaaaggctttttttttttttgtagttgtttttgttttgcaaagaCGGTTAAATAAGAGTCTTTGGAATTAGCATTTAAAAGCCGCAAAGGTTGAAATAATTTAAACCGTACAAGAATCGCTTACAGCCAAGGATCTCTGTTTTATTCTCCGCTTCTCTACGTTTTTAAAGAGGTTCTCTGGCACCCGGAAAACAAGTAGGGAAATACTGTGACGACCCACGTGCTGCGCAATTGTTACTTACTAATTCAAAACGACAGCGAGAAAATAACCTCTTTTACCATTCAAAGTATTCCTAAGTGTGCTCTTGATAAAAACAGATCCAAAACCTCTCATTTGAGCGGAGAAGTGatggattgctttttttttttaattctctactTTCGGATTACAGTCTGACCGCTGAGAATATTACTTCAGAACCCCCGCCCCAGCATTTATTCATGATAGTATTAGTTTTGTACTTTAAACATTTcacctcttaaaaaaaaatacaggtccGTCGTTCGAGGCGACTCAACAGGTAAAGGCGCTCACCGCCAAACCTAAAGCCCCGCGTTTGATCCCTGGAGTACAACGAGAAAACGGACAGACGCAggaaagttgttttctgattttcacAAGGGTGCCCCGTGACACCCGCTCCCCGTTCCCATaaatgagtaaacaaataaagtaatgtaatgtttaaaattaaaatggaaactaTTGAGCAAACTTGAGTGCCTAAAATGTATATATCTCACTTAAAACGTAAATGGTCATCTTCTCTGAAACCAGaaggaacctctgaaactataaaacaCCTGCCTGTGTCTTTGACGTTCTTGGAAGAgtctagaacaacaacaacaacaaaaaaattatgaCTCCTTAACTGTATTTTAGCTTAAAATACAATACATTGTTCTTTATTTAGATAAAAACCAAACCCGGCTTCCCTTCTTTCCAATGGGCTTGAAATAAAGTTCTTCGGTGTTCGGCAGATTTCTCCTGGGATGCTAACAGAGTTGAAAACTATGAACTAGGTTAGAAAGCAATTTTGATGTCATTATTCCCTGCTGGCTAATTTTTCTTAAGTGTAAAGCTAAGATGACAGGGTCCAAGTAAAAGTTGAGAACCTAGAGGCAAGCTTCCCCCCCGCAACACAAACTTTAAATATCTAACATTTATGTAAAGTGACCAAAAGTATTAGCTTCGGATAAATAAATGAGTGTTCAAAGGGTTTCAGCActaacttttctttcattctaaatGGCAGTAAGTTACGAAAATGTTGAATCCATCTTCCCTTTAGTAATTGATATTCTTCAGAATATAATACCTTCCCTGATCTTTTAGCAAATTGACTACCCACACACCGTTTGCCATGTTTCTTCTGGGTTTAATTTTCAGGCCTCCAAACTAATTCTAAACGAGCAGAgtattgtttattgttttgatgaAAGGTTCTACCCAGTGGGTTGTGTTTCCACGGTCTTTTGCAAACCTTAGTTTTATTTGAAAGGAGCAGAGCCACCTACCGACCTTTGGTTGCTGTTACAGCACTTCCCTGTGTGACTGGACAGcatcctttgtttaaaaaaaaaaaaaaaaagtcacgaTTTTCTATcgattttctttatttcatttcattttattttgagagattCATTTCACGTAGTCTAGGTTGGCATGAACTCTCTGTGTAACTGAGGATGGCCTTTAGGGGCAGACCTTCCAGCCTCTActgcccaagtgctggagttacaggcatgcgtACCAAGCACACCCATAGCTAGCCTTTGATCACATTTTGGTTCTATAAACATAAAGCTAGTATTAGTCACAGCCTGGGTTATTCCCTGTcgaaattcattttttttaaagcatctctATGTTTAAAatggaggaagctgaggcaggtggattcccaTAAGCTTGGACTACAGTTtgagaatgttaaaaaaaaaaaaaaaaaaaaaagctcacaaacaaaacaaataaataataatcagaGCAAGAAGCGTGTTTAAACAAAAGTTCCCACTGGGaggttgaggtaggaggatccagaatttgaggccagagtgctacattgtgagaccctatctaaaaaaaaaatacacaactaCAATACAAGACCCCTGTTAATGTTTTGTCTAGTCACCCTTCCACAATAGGATATAATCAAGACAATTAATTGTTGCATAAATATAAGATGTGGAGTTTGGGGCAATTATTCCACTTAGGGAAGATAGCTCACAGGCTTCCACTGCCCTTCGCTGACATTCTCCTCACCTCCTTAAGGCGGCTGAGCAACAGCTGACTCTGACCGGACGTTGTCATTTTGAGCAGAGTCTTATGGAATGTAGTTGTTATTTCCATTAATCTGCAGTATCATAGGAACACAGCGCATTGGTGTGCTGGCTTTGCCACCTACTTCCAGAGGAGGAAAGGATCACATAAACCGAAAATGGCCTTGGTGCTCTCACTAAACACATCAGCCTGCATAGACCAGTGCTGCATTTTACATAGCATTGATGTTTACACAAACATGAGTGGAAATCATgggcagtgaggtggctcagtgggtaggggtGCATGCCACTGAGCTTTAtgacagtggaaggaaagaacaaatttGACTCCCTCAAATTgtaaacagagagacagacagacagacacacaaacagtgactaaaataaagaaatgtgatttttaaaaaatggaaaccaGGCACTCTAGCCCTATCTCCTACCTGGCTTTTTACCTGGCATTCTATAGTCAGTACTCCCATCTTACTTCATGAAGTAAATGAGATGCTCACTCAAGTTGAACCCTCCCTGAccgccccctccacacacacacacacacacacacacttgtagcTCAAGTTGGCCCAAACTTTTGGCAGTCCAGCTGCCTCAGGCtgatgagtgctaggattgcaagcaTGCCCAATTGTCCTGGCTGGAGGGGTCATTCTTTCGCTTACCCAATATTTATGGctttatcaaatatttatgaCTGGTAATGGGAAGTAGAGTGGACAGTTGGGAGAGCAAGCTTTTGAATGATGTGCAAGTATTTCATGTAGTGGTgtacccaaaacaaacaaaagttgagaacaagcctgggctctggcccAGGATGAACCTTAGATGCCTACCCCCAAAGAGTATCAAAAGAGAAAGTCATACGTGGGGAGCCAAGAGACCCAGGAAGCCCAGACTATCCTGTACCTAGCCTTCCAATGCTGAAGGTCACATTGTCTTCCAGGGTGAACTCCACTAAATTAGACTTTCAAATGAGCAAAAGTTATCTAAAGACAGGCTGATGCTAATTTGCAAATCTTCACTCAGGCATGTGATCTCAGATGTTTTTTCTGCTAAAGAGATAATTCTTCCGCTATCTCAAGAAAGTGTGGGGCCGGGAATATAGTTCATTAGCATGTGCTCATCTAGCCTAGCCTACTGgaagccttgagttcaatccctagaatttACATGACAAAGACTGGCCTTGGTTGGAGAGGTGGTTcaatggttgagagcactggcttacagaggacccgagttcaattcttagtacctgcatgatggctcacaaccatcagtaactcctcttcttttctgacttctgtgggcatgtggcatacagacatgcatgcaggcaaaacatttatacatataaaataaataaattaaaaaagaaagaaagccaggcggtggtggagcacacctgtaatcccagcactcaggaggcagaggcaggtggatctctgtgagttcgaagctagcctggtctacagagctagtccaggacaggctccaaagctacagagaaaccctgtcttgaaaaacaaaaaacaaaaaacaaaaacaaaaaaaaaaagaaagaaagaaaaaaaaagacctagaACACTAATACAAAATAGTCACTTGCCAACATTTCAAACAATTGGGGGAAAAAGAATTCACCCATCTTTAACATATCTGACAATATCATCGGTAGACTTCTGGAGTCTTCATGACTGCCTGATTTCTGTAGCCAAGAAGTCCTTGGGTACACAACAGTGAATAGTTGTGCTCACATGTACCAGTCTGAATGAAGGGCTTCCATTCTCATATTAAACCATTGAGGACCATGCACTCTGGGTTTTCCCAACCTTCTCAAACTCCATTTTGGTTTGCCATAAATAAATCAAAGTGTTCAGAAACCCTTACCATCTCTGGATGCATGAGTTGGCGGATGTCACCATGGTCTTCATTCAGCCTGTGTCTCTCACGTACAGTCAAATGAGCTAATTTTAAATTAACAGTGACTTCATCAGTTTCCTGGCCtctgtcatatatatgtatatatgtgtgtatatatatatacatatatatggttcaaatatacatacatgtatacatgtgtgt belongs to Onychomys torridus chromosome 3, mOncTor1.1, whole genome shotgun sequence and includes:
- the Foxi3 gene encoding forkhead box protein I3, with product MALYCSENFVYSQPAAAAAPGAPSTSRAPYGFSDYTAPPTAAANPYLWLNGPGVGGPASAAGYLGAPPPPPGAAPGPFLQPPAAPGTFAGTQRGFAQPSAAAPASPAGSAAPGELGWLSMASREDLMKMVRPPYSYSALIAMAIQSAPERKLTLSHIYQFVADNFPFYQRSKAGWQNSIRHNLSLNDCFKKVPRDEDDPGKGNYWTLDPNCEKMFDNGNFRRKRKRRSEANSNLTAASGTSKSEGLSSRLRVSGKVEGDSPSSAMRPSQSPESPDDTKSTSSSPGASIPCLNTFFSSLNTLSVNPSSMSTQRGAIPGNHRHLGGTQLPSSTFPNTSTPNSSPDSVQLSTVGGGNQLSSYYSPFPGSSSGDQGSPFSSPFYNFSMVNSLIYPRDGSDM